The Halobacillus amylolyticus nucleotide sequence ATCGTACCATCGCATTTATCGTTTCTCAAAATTTAGAACAATGTGTTCAAGAACAAACTGCTAAGGGAGAGGACACATCTAAGATGGTTCAAGAAGCAGTTGAGTTATTAGTTAAAAGTAGATAAAAAACTTTTCCATTTAACCCTTCTATAATTAAGGAGGAAAAATAAAAGCATATGATTATTGCTTTTTATTTTTATTTGTTATCATACCCATAGATGTATATGTATATATAAAACTGCAGGGAGGTAGAATCTAATGGAGGAACAAAAGAGAACAACCATTGTATTATTCAGCGGTGATTTAGATAAGGCAATGGCTGCCTTTATCATTGCCAATGGTGCTGCTGCTTATGGTCATAAAGTGACAATCTTCTTTACATTTTGGGGGGTGAATACCCTGAAGAAAGAGCAAGCGATATCGACGAAGAAGGGTTGGCTTGAGAAAGCTTTTGGTCGGGTGATGCCCAGGGGGCAAACAAACTAGGGATGTCAAAGATGAATTTTGCTGGTATGGGTCCTAAAATGATCAAGCATGTTATCAAAAAGCATAATGCTATGCCATTACCACAATTAATGGAATTGGCTCAAGAGCAAGATGTGAAATTAGTGGCCTGTACAATGACGATGGATCTATTGGGCATCCATAAGGAAGAATTAATGGATGATCTTGAGTATGGAGGTGTCGCCGCCTATATCGGTGATGCGGAAGAGGCTAGCACGAACTTGTTTATTTAATAAAATTGCATTGGAAAGCAAAGAGTAACGTAAGGGTGTATTTTTTGTTTACCTTATACCTATACAGGTAATTGTATATGGGGAATGAAAGGAGGCATAAAGATCATGTTTGGTTCTGTTGAGACGGTTTCTGCAGATGATGTGTTGACACGTAAGCAGCAAGCCGAAAAGGTACATTTGATCGATGTCCGGACAAAAGACGAGGTAGATAGCGGGAAAATACCAGGTGCACTGCACATTCCTTTGCATGAGCTACCAGAGCGAATGAGTGAAATCGAAAAAGGAAAAGAATATATCCTTATTTGCCGTTCGGGTAACAGGAGTGGAAAAGCAGCAAAGCTGTTAAAACAAAATGGTTTTAAGGTACTGAATATGAGTGGCGGTATGATGAAATGGAAAGGTGAACGTGAGTAATTTTATTTAGGAGGTAGTGAAATGGATATCAAAGCAAACCATGTTCTTGAT carries:
- a CDS encoding rhodanese-like domain-containing protein, with the protein product MFGSVETVSADDVLTRKQQAEKVHLIDVRTKDEVDSGKIPGALHIPLHELPERMSEIEKGKEYILICRSGNRSGKAAKLLKQNGFKVLNMSGGMMKWKGERE